From Paenibacillus sp. V4I7, one genomic window encodes:
- a CDS encoding RNA-binding S4 domain-containing protein, with translation MRIDKFLKVSRLIKRRTVAKDVSDQGRVWINGRDAKASTHVKVGDELSIQFGQKKVTIRVEVLSESTRKEDAAQMYTLLKEEAFQSE, from the coding sequence ATGCGTATCGATAAGTTTCTCAAAGTATCTCGTCTCATTAAACGTCGCACCGTGGCGAAGGATGTGTCCGATCAAGGGCGTGTCTGGATTAACGGTAGAGATGCCAAAGCGAGTACACACGTGAAAGTCGGAGATGAGCTCTCTATTCAATTCGGTCAGAAAAAAGTGACGATTCGAGTGGAAGTTCTGTCGGAGTCGACCCGCAAGGAAGACGCTGCTCAGATGTACACGCTGCTCAAGGAAGAAGCTTTTCAATCCGAATAA
- a CDS encoding HU family DNA-binding protein: MNKTDLINNIAEKSGLTKKDVEVVLNGFLGEVTDALSSGDKVQLIGFGTFETRKRSGRTGRNPQTGNPIVIAESNVPAFKAGNKLKDAVK, translated from the coding sequence ATGAACAAAACAGATTTGATCAACAACATTGCAGAAAAAAGCGGACTTACTAAGAAAGACGTTGAAGTTGTACTTAACGGATTCCTTGGTGAAGTAACGGACGCTCTTTCATCCGGAGATAAAGTTCAATTAATCGGTTTCGGAACATTCGAAACTCGCAAACGTTCTGGTCGTACAGGCCGTAACCCACAAACAGGCAACCCAATCGTGATCGCGGAATCCAATGTTCCTGCTTTCAAAGCGGGCAACAAGCTTAAAGACGCTGTAAAATAA
- the mazG gene encoding nucleoside triphosphate pyrophosphohydrolase — MSTNLQITVLGLGTGDEDQLTLGVWKKLQVAAKEQAVLYLRTLDHPMVQMLDTNQIPYQTFDENYLAHQTFEQVYESIAEALIQSAMTQSSEVIYAVPGHPMVAEYTVQLLKQRCPSEGISLQIIGGESFLDQAFLRFGFDPIDGFQLLDATSLSRYTLNPQLHTVIGQVYDSLTASDLKISLMDAYSDDYRVVVGHSLGVAGEEQIIEVPLHELDHVKGYGNLSLVWVPKSEKDEDYYRTFGRLHEIVQILRSPEGCPWDREQTHASLRKNLIEEAYEVLETIDEDDPEHMCEELGDLLLQVMLHAQMEEEIGTFTVYDVIATLNEKLIRRHPHVFGENKAEDADEALVNWNAMKAEEKRKKGIDVTKQSVLDGVPRELPGLMKALKLQKKAATVGFDWSELEDVLNKVEEELTELREAIANPSDVGAQDRLEELGDVLFSIVNVARFLKVDPEEAIAQTNRKFIQRFSYIEDQLRLRGLSFEQTELSEMENLWQEAKKVAKLGQS, encoded by the coding sequence ATGTCAACTAACCTGCAAATAACCGTCCTCGGACTCGGAACGGGAGACGAAGACCAGCTTACACTAGGTGTCTGGAAAAAGCTGCAAGTGGCTGCCAAGGAGCAAGCCGTGCTATACCTGCGAACGCTGGATCACCCGATGGTTCAGATGCTGGATACGAACCAGATTCCTTACCAAACGTTTGATGAGAATTACCTAGCGCACCAAACCTTCGAACAAGTGTACGAATCGATCGCAGAGGCGCTCATCCAATCCGCCATGACGCAATCTTCTGAGGTTATTTATGCGGTGCCAGGCCATCCGATGGTGGCTGAATACACGGTGCAGCTTCTGAAACAACGCTGTCCGTCTGAGGGCATTTCGCTCCAAATCATCGGCGGGGAGAGTTTTCTGGATCAGGCGTTTCTACGTTTTGGTTTTGACCCGATTGATGGCTTTCAATTGCTTGACGCGACAAGCCTGAGCCGTTATACTCTTAATCCGCAGCTTCATACGGTTATTGGACAAGTGTATGATAGTCTTACGGCATCAGATCTTAAGATTAGCCTCATGGATGCTTATTCGGATGATTACCGTGTTGTCGTTGGTCATTCCTTGGGTGTGGCTGGAGAGGAACAGATTATCGAGGTCCCCCTGCATGAGCTTGATCATGTGAAGGGGTACGGCAATCTTTCCCTTGTCTGGGTGCCGAAAAGTGAAAAGGATGAAGATTATTACCGCACTTTTGGCCGATTGCATGAAATTGTTCAAATCCTGCGCAGCCCGGAAGGCTGCCCCTGGGATCGTGAGCAGACGCATGCCAGCCTGCGCAAAAATCTCATCGAGGAAGCGTATGAGGTTCTTGAAACAATAGACGAAGACGATCCGGAGCATATGTGTGAGGAACTCGGCGATCTGCTTTTACAAGTGATGCTGCATGCGCAGATGGAAGAGGAAATTGGCACGTTCACCGTTTATGATGTCATCGCCACATTGAATGAGAAACTCATCCGCCGTCATCCTCATGTATTCGGTGAGAACAAGGCTGAGGATGCCGACGAAGCTCTTGTGAACTGGAATGCCATGAAGGCGGAGGAGAAGCGTAAGAAAGGCATTGATGTCACGAAGCAATCCGTACTGGACGGTGTGCCACGCGAGCTGCCAGGCCTTATGAAGGCGCTGAAGCTTCAGAAGAAGGCGGCGACAGTTGGTTTTGACTGGTCAGAGCTCGAGGATGTCCTGAATAAGGTGGAAGAAGAGTTGACTGAGCTTCGCGAAGCCATCGCTAATCCATCCGATGTAGGGGCTCAAGATCGGCTCGAGGAGCTGGGAGACGTCCTTTTCTCGATCGTCAATGTCGCTAGATTTCTGAAGGTTGATCCGGAAGAGGCGATCGCGCAGACGAACCGCAAATTCATCCAAAGATTTTCGTATATTGAAGATCAGCTACGTTTAAGAGGGCTTTCTTTTGAACAAACTGAATTATCAGAGATGGAAAATTTATGGCAAGAAGCAAAAAAAGTTGCAAAACTTGGCCAGAGTTAG